One region of Priestia megaterium genomic DNA includes:
- a CDS encoding ABC transporter ATP-binding protein, translating into MRNTAIFVKELKKSFKDKEVLKGVNVEVQRGEIFALLGSNGAGKTTTVNILSTLMKADSGEVSICGFDVQRQPADVRQNISLTGQFAALDGMLTGKENLIMIAKLRGVFNPNEVADNLLARFSLTDAANRRADQYSGGMKRRLDIAMSLIGAPAVIFLDEPTTGLDPEARIEVWNTIKELAGGGTTILLTTQYLEEAEQLADRIAILHGGKIIKTGTLTELKEMFPPAKVEYIEKQPTLEEIFLAIIGKKEEM; encoded by the coding sequence ATGAGAAATACAGCGATTTTTGTAAAAGAATTAAAAAAGTCCTTTAAAGACAAAGAAGTTTTAAAAGGGGTGAATGTTGAGGTGCAGCGCGGTGAAATTTTTGCACTGCTGGGCTCAAATGGAGCAGGGAAGACGACGACAGTTAACATTCTTTCAACACTGATGAAGGCTGATAGCGGCGAAGTAAGTATTTGCGGATTTGACGTCCAACGTCAACCGGCTGACGTCCGCCAAAACATCAGCCTAACGGGGCAGTTCGCAGCGTTAGACGGCATGCTTACTGGGAAGGAAAACCTGATAATGATCGCCAAATTGCGAGGGGTATTTAATCCTAATGAAGTAGCTGACAATCTCCTTGCAAGATTCAGCTTGACCGATGCAGCCAATCGCCGGGCGGATCAATATTCCGGTGGAATGAAGCGCCGACTTGATATAGCTATGAGTCTGATTGGGGCGCCAGCTGTTATTTTTCTCGACGAACCGACGACCGGACTTGATCCGGAAGCCCGGATTGAAGTCTGGAACACTATCAAAGAGCTTGCTGGCGGTGGTACGACCATCTTGCTCACGACTCAGTATCTGGAAGAAGCTGAACAACTGGCAGATCGTATAGCCATCCTACATGGCGGAAAAATCATCAAAACCGGTACCCTTACCGAACTTAAAGAGATGTTCCCCCCAGCAAAAGTGGAATACATTGAGAAACAGCCAA
- a CDS encoding DUF1048 domain-containing protein, which produces MLEIFKKMIGDKKEYKMMMARVEALPEDYQFVFKKIQNYMWNFSSGNGMDMLHMQYELIDLFEAGAAEGRQVLEITGDDVASFADELVANAKTYMVKYREDLNQSIKERLGKNKFNQ; this is translated from the coding sequence ATGTTGGAAATATTCAAAAAAATGATTGGTGATAAAAAAGAGTATAAAATGATGATGGCACGGGTTGAAGCCTTGCCAGAGGACTATCAGTTTGTATTTAAAAAAATTCAAAACTACATGTGGAATTTCTCATCGGGCAACGGAATGGATATGCTACACATGCAGTATGAATTAATTGATTTATTCGAAGCAGGTGCTGCAGAAGGTAGACAGGTGCTCGAAATTACTGGAGACGATGTGGCTTCCTTTGCTGACGAATTAGTGGCAAATGCTAAAACTTATATGGTTAAGTATCGTGAAGATTTGAACCAGAGTATTAAGGAACGATTAGGAAAAAATAAATTTAATCAATAA
- a CDS encoding PadR family transcriptional regulator, translating to MENLTEMLKGSLEGCVLEIISRHETYGYEITRRLNELGFIEVVEGTVYTILVRLEKKKLVNIEKKPSDMGPPRKFYSLNEAGYKELELFWKRWDFVSSKINVLKSN from the coding sequence ATCGAAAATTTAACTGAAATGCTGAAGGGTTCGCTGGAAGGCTGTGTGTTAGAAATTATCAGCCGCCATGAAACCTATGGCTATGAGATTACACGCCGTCTGAACGAGCTTGGATTTATCGAGGTCGTGGAAGGAACGGTCTACACTATTCTCGTACGATTAGAAAAGAAAAAACTTGTGAATATAGAAAAAAAACCATCAGATATGGGCCCACCCCGCAAATTTTATTCGCTTAATGAGGCGGGCTACAAGGAGCTTGAGTTGTTTTGGAAAAGGTGGGATTTTGTATCATCAAAAATCAACGTCTTGAAGTCAAACTAG
- a CDS encoding AEC family transporter: protein MEFLTILLPIFGIFALGFIGQKKIGFDTKTISTMALYLMSPVLVFKTFYTTKFTIDYLYLTLYTFALCFALIAVVYIIAYFQRYSTSETCGMILASSFMNNGNYGTPVVLLLFGVTGLDSAIILMVIQQLVMCTVGVYYAAKGSPQGNGIKSAIDSVRRIPIVYGGLLGAIFQFLHIPLSNSVKEAVDLVAGAAIPTIMIVLGMQLAKISIRNLAKAKVSWSLAIKLVISPFIAYILTLLLPVDEMVKQIMIIMAAMPTAANTTMYALQFNTEPEFVSSATLISTSLSLATLPIIFLIVL from the coding sequence ATGGAGTTCCTAACAATCCTTCTTCCTATTTTCGGGATTTTTGCACTTGGATTTATTGGACAAAAGAAAATAGGATTTGATACCAAAACGATTTCAACAATGGCACTTTATTTGATGTCTCCAGTTCTAGTGTTCAAAACATTTTACACAACCAAATTTACGATTGATTACTTATATCTTACGTTATACACATTTGCACTTTGCTTTGCATTAATTGCTGTCGTCTATATTATTGCTTATTTTCAGCGATATTCTACTTCAGAAACCTGTGGAATGATATTAGCGTCTTCATTTATGAATAATGGAAACTACGGTACACCCGTTGTTTTATTACTTTTTGGCGTGACAGGCTTAGACTCTGCCATTATTTTAATGGTCATACAGCAATTGGTCATGTGTACAGTTGGAGTTTACTATGCAGCTAAAGGAAGTCCACAGGGAAATGGTATAAAATCAGCCATTGACTCAGTTAGACGGATACCAATTGTGTATGGGGGACTTTTAGGAGCTATATTTCAGTTTCTTCATATTCCATTAAGCAACTCTGTAAAAGAAGCGGTTGATTTAGTAGCGGGTGCAGCTATTCCTACCATCATGATCGTACTTGGCATGCAGCTTGCTAAAATATCAATTAGAAATTTAGCCAAAGCCAAAGTTTCATGGTCATTAGCTATCAAGCTTGTAATCTCACCATTTATCGCTTATATACTAACTCTTCTGCTACCTGTGGATGAGATGGTTAAACAAATTATGATTATTATGGCTGCTATGCCCACAGCTGCTAATACAACTATGTATGCGCTGCAATTTAATACAGAGCCGGAGTTTGTATCAAGCGCAACGTTAATTAGTACCTCTCTAAGCCTTGCTACATTGCCTATCATTTTTCTAATTGTTTTGTAA
- a CDS encoding aldehyde dehydrogenase family protein, whose product MTSLTQVKQYGLYVNGEWETTAEKMEVLNKYTQQPAAEISVATKDDVNKAVASAKEALKNTFSPYERYEVLMKAAELLLSRQEEFAEILATEVGKSIRESRGEVERAATTLQISAEEAKRIHGEGVPVESAQGSENRMAFTVKVPVGVVAAITPFNVPINLVCHKLGPAIAAGNSVVLKPAEVTPICALKLAELMEEAGLPKGRLQVLTGDGAAIGEWLLENQDVNMFTFTGSPRVGELIRSKAGLRKVSLELGNNSATVVHKDADLEKAASLISQKSFNNAGQVCISVQRIYVHTNIYTAFVNKLKEKTEKLVVGNPMDEQTDIGPMIRLKEAERVEEWVKEAVEEGAKIELGGKRDGAFYLPTILTNVNDEMKVCRQEVFGPVVAIAQYDEIDEVISKVNDSDYGLQAGLFTNDLQFAMKAAREIEVGGLIVNDASAYRVDHMPYGGVKKSGNGKEGPKYAIEEMTEERIIVLNL is encoded by the coding sequence ATGACAAGTTTAACTCAAGTCAAACAATATGGTTTATATGTAAATGGGGAATGGGAAACAACAGCAGAAAAAATGGAAGTCTTAAATAAATATACGCAGCAGCCTGCAGCTGAAATCTCAGTAGCTACAAAAGACGATGTAAATAAAGCTGTGGCCAGCGCGAAAGAGGCGTTAAAAAACACTTTTTCACCGTACGAACGCTACGAGGTATTAATGAAGGCAGCTGAGTTATTACTAAGCCGTCAAGAAGAATTTGCTGAAATTTTGGCTACTGAAGTTGGAAAGTCTATTCGTGAATCTCGCGGAGAAGTTGAGCGCGCAGCTACAACTTTACAAATTTCAGCGGAAGAGGCAAAACGTATTCATGGAGAAGGTGTGCCTGTTGAATCGGCTCAAGGCTCGGAGAATCGTATGGCTTTTACAGTAAAAGTCCCGGTTGGAGTTGTTGCAGCTATCACACCGTTTAATGTACCTATCAATCTAGTTTGTCATAAACTTGGACCGGCAATCGCAGCTGGGAACAGTGTAGTATTAAAGCCTGCTGAAGTCACTCCAATTTGTGCGCTCAAGCTAGCTGAGTTAATGGAAGAAGCAGGGCTGCCAAAAGGGCGCCTTCAAGTATTGACTGGAGATGGGGCAGCAATTGGTGAATGGTTATTAGAAAACCAAGATGTTAATATGTTTACGTTCACAGGAAGCCCAAGAGTAGGAGAACTTATCCGATCTAAGGCAGGTTTACGTAAAGTTTCACTTGAACTAGGAAATAATTCGGCTACTGTCGTACATAAAGACGCTGATTTAGAAAAAGCTGCATCTTTAATTTCTCAAAAAAGCTTTAATAACGCAGGACAAGTTTGCATTTCCGTTCAACGAATTTATGTTCATACGAATATTTATACTGCTTTTGTTAATAAGCTAAAAGAAAAAACAGAAAAGTTAGTAGTCGGTAATCCAATGGATGAGCAAACCGATATTGGACCTATGATTCGTCTTAAAGAAGCAGAGAGAGTGGAAGAATGGGTAAAAGAAGCGGTGGAAGAAGGGGCAAAAATTGAACTTGGAGGAAAGCGTGACGGTGCTTTTTATCTTCCTACAATTTTGACTAATGTAAATGATGAGATGAAAGTTTGTCGTCAAGAAGTATTCGGGCCAGTAGTAGCTATTGCTCAATATGATGAGATTGATGAAGTGATTTCAAAAGTAAATGATTCTGACTATGGGTTACAGGCAGGCCTTTTTACGAACGACTTACAGTTTGCTATGAAGGCAGCTCGTGAAATCGAAGTAGGCGGATTAATTGTAAATGATGCTTCAGCGTATCGTGTCGATCATATGCCGTATGGCGGTGTGAAAAAGAGCGGTAACGGAAAAGAAGGTCCAAAATATGCAATTGAAGAAATGACGGAAGAACGTATCATTGTTCTAAATTTATAA
- a CDS encoding GntR family transcriptional regulator, translating to MKDTIGSNKNIALYLQVKDVLIKRIQEKVWKPNTLIPTEQELMQEFDVSRTTLRQAISMLVQDGLLEKKQGRGTIVKPQPLIGGSLGKLKGLAEEVAEKGLTPNSKLIRTDFKKDLYYETSMLELDAGEEVLVIERIRFADEVPIAIERSCWPTHIGKILVEQDLNRAKFYEVLEDNEIFLKRAKEKISAINATIYEADLLGIRGGEALLEMTRVSYGFDDKPLEFTVTKYRSDKYHYNIELTR from the coding sequence ATGAAAGATACAATCGGTTCTAATAAAAATATCGCGCTTTATCTTCAAGTAAAAGATGTCTTAATTAAACGTATACAAGAAAAAGTTTGGAAGCCGAATACGTTAATTCCAACAGAACAAGAATTAATGCAAGAATTTGATGTAAGCCGTACTACCTTAAGACAAGCTATTTCTATGCTAGTACAGGATGGACTGCTGGAAAAAAAACAAGGCAGAGGAACAATTGTAAAACCTCAGCCGCTTATTGGCGGTAGCTTAGGCAAGCTTAAAGGACTAGCAGAAGAAGTGGCAGAAAAAGGACTAACGCCGAATTCAAAACTCATTCGTACTGATTTTAAAAAAGATTTATATTATGAAACTTCTATGCTGGAACTGGATGCTGGAGAAGAGGTTTTAGTTATTGAACGAATTCGTTTTGCCGATGAAGTGCCTATTGCCATTGAACGTTCTTGCTGGCCTACGCATATTGGGAAAATACTAGTTGAACAAGATTTAAACCGTGCAAAATTTTATGAAGTACTAGAAGATAATGAAATCTTCTTGAAACGAGCTAAAGAGAAGATATCTGCGATTAATGCAACGATTTATGAAGCCGATCTGTTAGGCATACGAGGCGGAGAAGCTTTACTTGAAATGACACGAGTAAGTTACGGTTTTGATGATAAGCCACTCGAATTTACGGTAACAAAATATCGCAGTGACAAATATCATTACAATATTGAGCTTACAAGATAA
- the sftI gene encoding sulfoquinovose isomerase, with protein MQNTTVLYVPIGRKTFDIEAAEMYRQKSMEWLNGNCSTLIAPEQIITSVEELQGFLDSIKGDKIDTVLYQSVTFADGEFMVKILEYFKQPVIVWSVREPSVGGRLRLNSLTGGNSTSNVLRNHQHPFAFVFGNPDEKALQERLLRQINVMRVLKALNELKIGVVGDYPPGFFFSQANEDELKSALGVTLHKMDLQEAFKECVKLPEHEWIGEVERAEKQVIGLNRNDETVAKFAQFSTYIKKHIQREELDALAMRCWPDFFNDLGAAPCSTLSQFTEDGMVTSCESDIHGSISMFILRELAGGNAPYLGDLVHIDEEKNSVVFWHCGAGAYSLANPSTGATAGVHPNRKIGFAMDFGLKAGEVTIFRVSHTPDGYRLLVMKGDALDVEQPFTGTSVEVELATNASDTLYELMHAGYEPHFALVYGDVTEHLIELGRMLNLETKVYV; from the coding sequence ATGCAAAATACAACAGTTTTATATGTGCCTATAGGTAGAAAAACATTTGATATTGAAGCGGCTGAAATGTATCGTCAAAAAAGTATGGAGTGGCTGAACGGCAACTGCAGTACTCTTATCGCGCCGGAGCAAATTATAACTTCAGTTGAAGAATTACAGGGATTTCTTGATTCAATTAAAGGGGATAAGATTGATACCGTTCTATATCAAAGCGTTACGTTTGCCGACGGTGAATTTATGGTTAAGATATTGGAGTATTTTAAACAGCCTGTAATTGTTTGGTCCGTACGTGAGCCAAGTGTAGGGGGACGTTTACGTTTAAACTCTCTAACAGGCGGAAATAGCACCAGTAATGTGCTGCGTAATCATCAGCATCCGTTTGCGTTTGTATTTGGAAATCCAGATGAGAAAGCCTTGCAGGAGCGTCTATTAAGACAAATTAACGTTATGCGCGTGTTAAAAGCATTAAATGAATTAAAAATTGGGGTAGTGGGAGATTATCCGCCGGGATTCTTCTTTTCACAAGCTAACGAAGATGAATTAAAAAGTGCACTTGGCGTAACTCTTCATAAGATGGATTTACAAGAAGCGTTTAAAGAGTGCGTAAAACTTCCAGAACACGAATGGATAGGGGAAGTTGAGCGGGCAGAAAAGCAGGTGATTGGTCTAAATCGAAACGATGAAACCGTTGCTAAATTTGCTCAATTTTCCACTTATATTAAAAAGCACATTCAACGTGAAGAGTTAGATGCATTAGCTATGCGATGCTGGCCAGATTTCTTTAATGATTTAGGAGCTGCTCCGTGCTCAACGCTGTCTCAGTTTACGGAAGACGGAATGGTGACATCCTGTGAGTCAGATATTCACGGATCAATCTCCATGTTTATCCTGCGTGAGTTAGCAGGGGGAAATGCACCTTACCTGGGAGATTTAGTTCACATAGACGAAGAAAAAAACTCAGTTGTTTTTTGGCACTGCGGTGCAGGAGCATATTCACTTGCCAATCCTTCTACCGGAGCAACAGCAGGGGTGCATCCTAACAGAAAAATTGGTTTTGCAATGGATTTCGGATTAAAAGCAGGAGAAGTAACGATCTTCAGGGTAAGTCATACGCCTGATGGGTATCGCCTTCTAGTGATGAAAGGAGATGCCTTAGATGTAGAGCAGCCTTTTACAGGTACATCTGTAGAAGTGGAACTGGCGACAAATGCATCAGACACACTTTATGAACTTATGCATGCGGGATATGAGCCTCACTTTGCACTAGTGTATGGTGATGTGACAGAACATCTAATTGAACTAGGGCGCATGCTTAATCTAGAAACAAAGGTCTATGTCTAA
- a CDS encoding alpha-glucosidase, with protein sequence MSGTLNVTKGVNVEILQDGFEVALNGVVLLQHTIQKPMLFVGYGEETIEMYRGNFDIKDYVTERTALRYATVEEVEGAYKIDFSSYKNGDHILSLIVKEEEDRLKVEYQKHDANINRFWLRVAADKQEKVYGCGEQLSHFNMRGKNFPLWTSEPGVGRNKQTYVTWQADVVDRAGGDYYNTNFPQPTYVSSKKYYCHVETTAYADFDFRNEMFHELQVWEVPEYMLFETADTYLELVEKITGLFGRQPELPDWVYNGVVLGIQGGTDVVEQKLEKVLAKGMKVSGVWCQDWQGKRITSFGKRLMWNWKWNESEYPELDKKIAEWKENDIRFLGYINPYVAIEGDLYKEAEDKGYLALNMEGNTYLVDFGEFYCGVVDFTNEEATEWYKQVIKENMIDFGLDGWMADFGEYLPTDVVLKNGVDAKIMHNAWPTMWAKANYEAVSEAGKLGEIVYFMRAGYTGIQKYCTLLWGGDQSVDWSLDDGLASVIPAALSSGMSGCGLHHSDIGGYTSLHGNKRSKELLMRWAEMGAFTPMMRTHEGNRPDDCFQFDGDEETLEHLARMSNVYVTMAPYIRSLVEENARRGIPVQRPLFMHYEEDEKTYDIQYQYLFGEDVLVAPVHQENQTEWEVYLPEDQWVHVWSGEEHTGGSVTVQAPLGYPPVFYRKKSIWSELFSKLLHI encoded by the coding sequence ATGTCAGGTACCTTAAACGTAACTAAAGGAGTCAATGTGGAGATCTTACAAGATGGATTTGAAGTTGCTCTTAACGGTGTAGTTCTGCTTCAGCATACAATACAAAAGCCAATGCTGTTTGTTGGTTATGGAGAAGAAACGATTGAAATGTATCGAGGGAACTTTGATATTAAAGATTATGTGACTGAACGTACAGCTCTTCGCTACGCAACTGTTGAAGAAGTAGAAGGGGCATATAAAATAGATTTCTCCAGCTATAAAAATGGAGATCATATCCTATCTCTTATAGTTAAGGAAGAAGAGGACCGTCTAAAAGTAGAATACCAAAAACACGATGCGAACATTAACCGCTTTTGGTTACGAGTAGCTGCAGATAAACAGGAAAAAGTCTATGGATGCGGAGAACAACTTTCTCATTTTAATATGAGAGGAAAAAACTTTCCTTTATGGACATCTGAGCCGGGCGTAGGAAGAAACAAACAGACATATGTAACATGGCAAGCTGATGTAGTTGATAGAGCTGGAGGAGATTACTATAATACCAACTTTCCTCAGCCTACATATGTATCTAGTAAAAAGTACTATTGTCACGTAGAAACAACGGCATACGCGGACTTTGATTTTCGTAATGAGATGTTCCATGAACTGCAGGTTTGGGAAGTACCTGAATATATGCTGTTTGAAACGGCGGATACGTACCTTGAATTAGTTGAAAAAATTACGGGTTTATTCGGAAGACAGCCCGAGCTACCAGACTGGGTATATAACGGCGTGGTTTTAGGTATTCAAGGTGGTACAGATGTTGTTGAACAAAAATTAGAAAAAGTTTTAGCGAAAGGTATGAAGGTATCTGGAGTATGGTGCCAAGATTGGCAGGGCAAACGTATTACTTCTTTCGGCAAACGTTTAATGTGGAATTGGAAATGGAACGAGAGTGAATACCCGGAGCTAGATAAAAAAATTGCAGAGTGGAAAGAAAATGATATTCGTTTTCTAGGTTACATTAATCCATATGTAGCCATTGAAGGTGATTTATATAAGGAAGCTGAAGATAAAGGATACTTGGCATTAAATATGGAAGGAAATACGTATTTAGTGGATTTCGGTGAATTTTATTGCGGAGTTGTGGATTTTACCAACGAAGAGGCTACTGAATGGTATAAACAAGTTATTAAAGAGAACATGATTGATTTTGGATTAGACGGATGGATGGCCGACTTTGGCGAATACTTACCAACGGATGTTGTGCTCAAAAATGGAGTCGACGCTAAGATTATGCATAATGCTTGGCCGACAATGTGGGCAAAAGCGAACTATGAAGCGGTATCAGAAGCAGGAAAACTTGGTGAAATTGTATACTTTATGCGCGCCGGATATACGGGCATACAAAAATACTGTACGCTTCTTTGGGGCGGAGATCAAAGCGTAGATTGGTCGCTGGATGATGGTTTAGCTTCCGTTATTCCTGCAGCTTTATCATCAGGAATGAGTGGCTGTGGCTTACACCATAGTGATATTGGCGGGTACACAAGTCTACATGGTAATAAACGTTCAAAAGAGCTGCTGATGAGATGGGCAGAAATGGGAGCCTTCACGCCTATGATGAGAACACATGAAGGAAATCGTCCGGATGATTGTTTCCAGTTTGACGGTGATGAGGAGACACTAGAGCATTTAGCAAGAATGTCTAATGTTTATGTAACGATGGCACCTTATATTAGATCACTTGTAGAAGAAAATGCGCGACGTGGAATTCCTGTTCAGCGACCTTTGTTTATGCACTATGAAGAAGACGAAAAAACATATGATATTCAATATCAATATTTATTTGGTGAAGATGTACTTGTTGCGCCGGTTCATCAAGAAAACCAAACAGAGTGGGAAGTATATTTACCAGAAGATCAGTGGGTCCATGTATGGAGCGGTGAAGAGCACACAGGAGGATCGGTTACTGTTCAAGCGCCATTAGGTTATCCACCTGTATTTTACCGTAAAAAATCTATATGGAGTGAGTTGTTTTCTAAACTACTTCACATCTAA